A stretch of the Nitrospiria bacterium genome encodes the following:
- a CDS encoding diguanylate cyclase, translating to MLDFHCPTVPMNFFKYLLELEGKLAMRYLYYVSFLDLELDHPETDETLPHVCQLIRKKIRGTDLIARRDDKRFWVILPFVEGEDAFCVAERVRGFIEKDIDTPKSKPVDRTVSIGGACFPTHSPDIAHLLCTADRMLFLAKANGGNKVSFPDR from the coding sequence ATGCTTGATTTCCATTGTCCTACTGTCCCAATGAATTTCTTTAAATACCTTTTGGAGTTAGAGGGAAAACTCGCCATGAGATATTTATATTATGTTTCCTTTTTGGATTTGGAATTGGATCACCCGGAAACAGATGAAACATTACCCCATGTTTGCCAGTTGATTCGGAAGAAAATTCGTGGAACGGACTTAATTGCCAGGAGAGACGACAAACGGTTTTGGGTTATTCTCCCGTTTGTTGAAGGGGAAGACGCTTTTTGTGTGGCTGAACGGGTAAGGGGATTTATTGAAAAAGATATTGATACGCCTAAATCCAAACCGGTTGATCGGACGGTGAGTATTGGAGGGGCCTGTTTCCCTACCCACTCTCCGGATATTGCACATTTATTGTGCACTGCAGATCGAATGCTTTTCCTTGCTAAAGCAAATGGGGGAAATAAAGTATCCTTTCCTGATCGTTAG
- a CDS encoding ATP-binding protein — MVPLNLKVKKRWLRTKIVLSLLIVGLIPVLFGLFITYWNGTLKLRESMGENFKGLALQASQKTDLVIEREVDSKKHLATTIQIKKAIENSNLEAQQIEGMQKTKNLNQLERLWKEGDPSLREEILHNDSSRYLRNYMMTKKEKYIAFFLTNDQGTLVASVNPLPDFINAEKPWWKTAYNDGIGRTYIGDLYFNEKAQVWAINVAVPVIDEKKQKVSGILVVFHNIRALLGPPILDIRFGESGHAMLVDSIGRVLICPIMPTGKLLNETLVSRITSPLPNWVLADDDSHEMRVEKNSIIGFAPVVKTSEITQNSTGMTWHSFIRERSDELYAPINSLLQSVAFSGIALIVFVAFMGIFLSKKLARPIQLLHDGAEKIASGNLDVRLDIRTNDEIEQLANEFNNMAVKLKESYSNLEQKVEQRTTQLSTLNLIATTTNRTLELKALLEGTLDKVMEVMDFHAGAIRLRDEATDKLVLKVSRGLPREVIEKYQEISIGEMFAGQTAFEGQPVVVEDLKKTPKSGGPFQSLGMVTVVAIPLKSKDRVLGTLTGASRTPRSFSPQDMELLLSIGSQLSIAIENATLFIRTKAMVEQLQEADRFKTEFFSNISHQLRTPMTSIIGNSEFLLTGKGGDLNPKQNECIESIQESGKLLLNEINNLLDLSRIKAGKMEVKLGEFSVEKLVKRCRVTVAPLAAKKKQKIEFQIKTQGEDYKFEDGELMINADQTKVQQILLNLLSNAIKFTPKNGIISIRSSSCLLKGEPAVEISVIDNGKGIRKEDREKIFDDFKQLDSSDAREHMGSGLGLPIAKKYVDMHGGQIFVDSQFGRGSTFTFILPKRIASEEGLHIKASELEATEVIPQIHKNPITEPQKGRKEDWVDPLTGLFNEKYLEDFLHRNEFKSKEGKEPLALVFTRIRHFKNFNKRRGKEVGDETIKGVARIFQENLKGRDLLCRCYGSTFGIMLDGTDKENAIGVGKKLKGLVEDTHGVLMEGKNKEPIFLNVVVSSYPNEFLTPHSILSQGVQALNEAEQKSRDDIITL, encoded by the coding sequence ATGGTGCCCTTAAATTTAAAAGTTAAAAAGAGGTGGCTCAGAACGAAGATTGTGCTTTCCCTGCTGATAGTGGGTTTGATTCCGGTTTTGTTTGGATTGTTTATTACCTATTGGAATGGAACGCTGAAGTTGCGGGAATCGATGGGTGAGAACTTTAAGGGGTTGGCTTTGCAGGCCTCTCAAAAAACCGATTTGGTTATAGAAAGAGAAGTGGATAGTAAAAAACATCTGGCCACTACCATACAAATTAAAAAGGCCATTGAAAATTCCAATTTAGAAGCCCAGCAAATTGAGGGAATGCAAAAAACAAAAAATTTAAACCAGTTGGAAAGGCTGTGGAAAGAGGGAGATCCCTCCCTCAGAGAGGAAATACTTCATAATGACAGTTCCCGATATTTAAGAAATTATATGATGACCAAAAAGGAGAAATATATTGCCTTTTTTCTAACCAATGATCAAGGGACTTTGGTGGCAAGTGTTAATCCTTTACCTGATTTCATCAATGCAGAAAAGCCCTGGTGGAAGACGGCCTATAATGACGGGATTGGGAGGACCTATATAGGGGACCTTTATTTTAATGAAAAAGCTCAGGTTTGGGCTATCAATGTGGCGGTTCCCGTTATTGATGAAAAAAAGCAAAAGGTTAGTGGGATTTTAGTGGTGTTTCATAACATTCGGGCGTTGCTTGGGCCTCCAATTTTAGATATCCGGTTTGGAGAATCTGGGCATGCGATGCTCGTTGATTCCATAGGGCGTGTCCTCATTTGCCCCATCATGCCAACGGGAAAATTATTAAATGAGACCCTTGTTTCCAGAATAACCTCTCCCTTGCCGAATTGGGTTTTAGCGGATGATGATAGTCATGAGATGAGGGTGGAAAAAAATTCCATTATTGGTTTTGCCCCAGTGGTCAAAACCTCAGAAATTACCCAAAATTCCACTGGAATGACATGGCATAGTTTTATCAGAGAGAGATCGGATGAGCTCTATGCCCCTATCAATTCTCTACTTCAATCGGTGGCTTTTTCCGGAATTGCGCTAATTGTTTTTGTGGCCTTTATGGGTATTTTCCTTTCAAAAAAGTTGGCCAGACCCATACAGCTCTTGCATGATGGGGCAGAGAAGATTGCCAGTGGAAATTTAGATGTTCGGTTGGATATTCGAACCAATGATGAAATCGAACAACTGGCCAATGAGTTTAATAATATGGCGGTAAAACTAAAAGAATCCTATTCCAATTTGGAACAGAAGGTGGAACAACGAACCACACAGTTGTCTACCTTAAATCTTATTGCTACAACCACCAACCGTACCTTGGAGTTAAAGGCCCTTCTGGAAGGTACCCTGGATAAAGTAATGGAGGTAATGGATTTTCACGCGGGGGCCATTCGGCTTCGGGATGAGGCAACGGACAAACTGGTTTTGAAGGTGTCCCGGGGGTTACCCCGTGAGGTCATTGAGAAATATCAGGAGATTTCCATCGGAGAGATGTTTGCGGGGCAAACCGCCTTTGAAGGGCAACCCGTGGTGGTTGAGGACTTGAAAAAGACCCCAAAATCGGGAGGACCCTTCCAAAGTTTGGGAATGGTCACTGTGGTTGCCATTCCTCTGAAATCAAAGGACAGGGTGTTGGGAACATTAACCGGAGCCAGTCGAACTCCCCGTTCTTTTTCTCCCCAAGATATGGAATTGCTTTTGTCTATTGGGAGTCAACTGAGCATTGCCATTGAAAACGCCACCTTGTTCATACGGACGAAAGCCATGGTGGAGCAACTCCAGGAGGCGGACCGTTTTAAAACGGAATTTTTTTCCAATATTAGCCATCAATTGAGAACCCCGATGACTTCGATTATTGGTAATTCTGAATTCCTTTTAACCGGGAAAGGCGGTGATTTGAACCCAAAACAGAATGAATGTATTGAAAGTATTCAGGAGAGCGGAAAGCTTTTATTAAATGAAATTAATAATCTTCTGGATCTTTCCAGAATCAAAGCAGGGAAAATGGAAGTTAAACTTGGGGAGTTTTCTGTTGAAAAATTAGTGAAAAGATGCCGGGTAACCGTGGCTCCTTTGGCGGCGAAAAAAAAACAGAAAATAGAATTCCAAATCAAAACACAGGGAGAGGATTATAAATTTGAAGATGGGGAGTTAATGATTAATGCCGACCAGACCAAGGTTCAACAAATTCTTTTAAACCTTTTAAGTAACGCCATAAAATTTACACCTAAGAACGGGATCATTTCTATCCGGTCTTCTTCTTGTTTGTTAAAGGGAGAACCGGCTGTAGAAATATCGGTGATTGATAATGGAAAAGGAATAAGAAAAGAGGACCGGGAGAAAATTTTTGATGATTTTAAACAACTGGATTCCTCTGATGCTCGGGAGCATATGGGCAGCGGTTTGGGATTGCCCATTGCAAAAAAATATGTGGATATGCACGGCGGACAGATTTTTGTGGACAGTCAATTTGGGAGGGGAAGTACCTTTACGTTTATTTTGCCTAAACGAATCGCATCTGAAGAAGGGTTGCATATTAAGGCTTCGGAATTGGAGGCAACGGAAGTTATTCCTCAAATCCATAAAAACCCTATCACCGAACCCCAAAAAGGACGGAAAGAAGATTGGGTTGACCCTTTAACTGGTCTTTTTAATGAAAAATATCTCGAGGATTTTCTTCACCGAAACGAATTTAAATCCAAGGAAGGAAAAGAGCCTTTGGCTCTGGTTTTTACACGCATTCGGCATTTTAAAAACTTTAATAAAAGGAGAGGAAAAGAAGTTGGGGATGAAACCATCAAAGGGGTTGCTCGAATCTTTCAGGAGAATTTAAAAGGAAGAGACCTCCTTTGCCGTTGCTATGGAAGTACCTTTGGAATCATGCTGGATGGAACGGATAAAGAAAATGCCATTGGGGTGGGGAAAAAGTTAAAAGGATTGGTGGAAGATACACATGGTGTTTTAATGGAAGGTAAAAACAAAGAGCCTATTTTTTTAAATGTG